The proteins below are encoded in one region of Triticum aestivum cultivar Chinese Spring chromosome 1B, IWGSC CS RefSeq v2.1, whole genome shotgun sequence:
- the LOC123122380 gene encoding WAT1-related protein At3g02690, chloroplastic, with protein sequence MSTAAPFRLLLPLHPPLTPRRHSAPVLPSVPRRGTVPSPRLRLRLRIAAGGGDAPPPAADELDCVGTGSDVECVVDGDPGAEEGVAPALAGREWWEWVSLVSPFFFWGTAMVAMKGVIPKTGPFFVAALRLLPAGALVVSFAAARGRKQPSGWAAWGAIAAFGLIDAACFQGFLTEGLQKTSAGLGSVIIDSQPLTVAILAALFFGESIGAIGAGGLVLGVVGLLLLEVPALSVEGNNTSVWGSGEWWMFLSAQSMAVGTIMVRWVSKYSDPIMATGWHMVLGGIPLLVISVLNHDPALNGHIQELTWSDIAALGYTSIFGSAVSYGVYFYNATRGSLTTLSSLTFLTPMFASIFGFLYLGETFAPEQIGGALLTLVAIYMVNYKSIIGEK encoded by the exons ATGTCCACCGCCGcgcccttccgcctcctcctcccgctccaccCACCACTAACTCCCAGACGCCATTCCGCTCCCGTTCTCCCCTCTGTCCCACGCCGCGGCACCGTCCCCAgcccccgcctccgcctccgtctccgtatCGCAGCCGGGGGCGGCGATGCGCCTCCGCCCGCAGCCGACGAACTCGACTGCGTGGGCACGGGCAGCGACGTCGAGTGCGTCGTCGACGGCGACCCTGGGGCGGAGGAGGGGGTCGCCCCGGCGCTCGCGGGGAGGGAGTGGTGGGAGTGGGTGTCGCTGGTGTCGCCCTTCTTCTTCTGGGGCACGGCCATGGTGGCCATGAAGGGGGTCATACCCAagaccgggcccttcttcgtcgccGCGCTCCGCCTGCTCCCCGCGGGCGCGCTCGTCGTCTCCTTCGCGGCCGCGCGGGGCAGGAAGCAGCCCTCCGGGTGGGCCGCCTGGGGCGCCATCGCCGCCTTCGGTCTCATCGACGCCGCCTGCTTCCAG GGCTTTCTCACCGAGGGCTTGCAGAAGACATCGGCTGGCCTCGGAAGC GTCATAATTGACTCCCAACCATTGACGGTTGCTATCCTTGCAGCACTATTCTTCGGAGAGTCTATCGGGGCGATAGGAGCTGGGGGGCTCGTACTGGGTGTTGTTGGGCTTTTGCTCCTCGAG GTTCCAGCACTGTCAGTTGAAGGAAACAACACATCAGTCTGGGGGAGTGGAGAATGGTGGATGTTCCTCTCGGCCCAAAGCATGGCGGTCGGAACTATCATGGTTCGCTGGGTATCAAAGTATTCTGATCCAATCATGGCAACAGGATGG CACATGGTACTAGGTGGGATTCCTTTGTTGGTTATATCTGTTCTTAATCACGATCCTGCTCTTAATGGACACATTCAAGAACTTACATGGAGTGACATAGCAGCTCTGGGTTATACATCTATATTCGGCAGTGCTGTCAGCTATGGTGTCTACTTCTACAATGCTACAAGAG GTAGTTTGACCACGCTTAGTTCTCTTACTTTCTTGACTCCTATGTTCGCCTCCATTTTTGG GTTCCTCTATCTGGGAGAGACCTTCGCACCTGAGCAGATCGGTGGTGCACTTCTGACATTGGTTGCCATCTATATGGTTAATTACAAGAGCATTATAGGCGAGAAGTAA
- the LOC123078400 gene encoding uncharacterized protein, with translation MAGASDDPPGTSRPPSACQEAESDDEALSPSAYLISGDSGREDGEQSTRMVLPPPPPQDPRAMNVMDAYRLFLERQERELSVHLRGQAARDYARGLPDGGSAAGEEKEASSPWRFVNLSDLIVPQPPAPHQPTVRAGICRACRRWIATIPRVPYRHVCFCVPCRYSRCARICCSVCGAGRRLRRRSSKARATGRPQAEQGVDQFPVVETMMLRS, from the exons ATGGCAGGGGCCTCCGACGACCCTCCAGGGACGTCGCGGCCACCTTCAGCATGCCAAGAGGCGGAAAGCGACGACGAGGCCTTATCCCCCAGCGCCTACCTTATCAGCGGAG ATTCCGGGAGGGAGGACGGGGAACAGAGCACGAGGATGGTgttgcctccgccgcctcctcaggATCCGCGGGCAATGAACGTTATGGACGCCTACCGTTTGTTCCTAGAGAGGCAGGAGAGGGAGTTGTCAGTCCACCTGAGGGGACAGGCGGCGAGAGACTATGCTCGCG GGCTGCCGGATGGTGGCTCGGCTGCCGGCGAGGAAAAGGAAGCGTCGTCTCCGTGGAGGTTCGTGAACCTCTCCGACCTGATCGTGCCACAGCCCCCCGCCCCCCATCAGCCGACGGTGCGCGCCGGGATTTGCAGGGCTTGCCGACGATGGATAGCGACGATCCCCCGGGTCCCCTACAGGCACGTCTGCTTCTGCGTGCCCTGCCGCTACAGCCGGTGCGCCAGGATATGTTGCTCGGTTTGCGGCGCCGGCCGCCGTTTGCGCCGCCGTTCGTCCAAGGCGCGCGCCACCGGCCGTCCACAAGCAGAGCAGGGAGTTGATCAGTTCCCCGTTGTGGAGACGATGATGCTACGTAGTTGA
- the LOC123091088 gene encoding uncharacterized protein — MVEKRQASGDAPGTSRPPARMRAASTDDEDVSSIDVWIDAGLGRGGERTRTEVVPPPPPSLQSVLVAGMGANPTANTGRRSAPRRSDYIGRQRLSAGEEAEVTSRWRPVSALDAEAPPSGNEEELVAAVTQPRPPPPADQPSAAEAQPLPHPDESVGSASTAPEMVVPAPADSR; from the exons ATGGTAGAGAAGCGCCAGGCCTCCGGCGACGCTCCCGGGACGTCGCGGCCACCTGCACGTATGAGGGCTGCCTCAACCGACGACGAAGACGTGTCCTCCATAGACGTCTGGATCGACGCAG GCCTCGGGAGAGGCGGGGAGCGCACGAGGACGGAGGtggtgcctccgccgccgccatcgctgcAGTCTGTGCTGGTGGCAGGAATGGGCGCCAACCCGACAGCCAACACCGGGCGGCGGTCAGCGCCGAGACGGAGCGACTACATCGGTCGCC AGCGCTTGTCAGCCGGTGAGGAAGCGGAAGTGACGTCCAGGTGGAGACCCGTCTCCGCTCTCGACGCAGAAGCGCCGCCGTCCGGGAATGAGGAGGAGCTCGTTGCGGCGGTGACACAGCCGCGGCCACCTCCACCCGCCGATCAGCCCTCTGCAGCGGAGGCGCAGCCACTGCCACACCCCGATGAGTCCGTTGGATCGGCGTCTACTGCACCGGAGATGGTGGTGCCGGCCCCGGCCGACAGCCGTTGA